One segment of Macaca fascicularis isolate 582-1 chromosome 2, T2T-MFA8v1.1 DNA contains the following:
- the LOC135969447 gene encoding uncharacterized protein, with amino-acid sequence MSRDLATVHKRLDKIKQCVPFGAAAMKIDAVVNSWPHCLRIVAAVAVLVSEAVKIIQGRYLTVWTSHEVNGILTAKGDLWLSDNSLLKYQALLLEGPVLQLHTCATLNPATFLTNNEEKIEHNCQQVIAQTYTIRGDLLEVSLTDPNLNLYTDRSSFVEKGLQKAGYAVVSDYGILESNPLTPGTSAQLAELIALTWALELGEGKRVNIYTDSKYAYLVLHAHAAIWREREFLTSEETPIKHQEAIRKLLLAVWKPKEVAVLHCQGHQKEKERETEGNHQVDIEAKRATRQDAPLKMLIEGPLVWDNPLQETKPQYSAGEIEWGTSRGHGFLPLTMASHQRRENTLACS; translated from the exons ATGTCCCGTGACTTGGCAACAGTCCACAAACGGCTGGATAAAATAAAGCAGTGTGTGCCGTTCGGGGCGGCCGCCAT GAAAATTGATGCAGTGGTAAACAGTTGGCCTCACTGTTTACGGATAGTGGCGGCAGTAGCAGTCTTAGTATCTGAAGCAGTTAAAATAATACAGGGAAGATATCTTACTGTGTGGACATCTCATGAGGTGAATGGCATACTCACTGCTAAAGGAGACTTGTGGCTGTCAGACAACAGTTTGCTTAAATATCAGGCTCTATTACTTGAAGGGCCAGTGCTGCAACTGCACACTTGTGCAACTCTTAACCCAGCCACATTTCTTacaaacaatgaagaaaagatagaacataACTGTCAACAAGTAATTGCTCAAACCTACACCATTAGAGGGGACCTTCTAGAGGTTTCCTTGACTGATCCCAACCTCAACTTATATACTGATAGaagttcctttgtagaaaaaggacTTCAAAAAGCAGGGTATGCAGTGGTCAGTGATTATGGAATACTTGAAAGTAATCCCCTCACTCCAGGAACTAGTGCTCAGCTGGCAGAACTCATAGCCCTCACTTGGGCACTagaattaggagaaggaaaaagggtaaatatatatacagactccaagtatgcttacctagtcctccatgcccatgcagcaatatggagagaaagggaattcctaacttcCGAGGAAACACctatcaaacatcaggaagccattaggaaattattattggctgtatggaaacctaaagaggtggcagtcttacactgccagggtcatcagaaagaaaaggaaagggaaacagAAGGGAACCACCAAGTGgatattgaagccaaaagagCCACAAGGCAGGACGCTCCATTAAAAATGCTTATAGAAGGACCCCTAGTATGGGATAATCCCCTCCAGGAAACCAAGCCCCAGTACTCAGCAGGAGAAATAGAATGGGGAACCTCAAGAGGACATGGTTTCCTCCCCCTCACGATGGCTAGCCACCAAAGAAGGGAAAATACTTTAGCCTGCAGCTAA